A part of Streptomyces sp. NBC_00557 genomic DNA contains:
- a CDS encoding ABC transporter ATP-binding protein, producing MSTPAARHAPDGAVAARARGLTKAYGSGETAVMALDSVDVDIARGRFTAVMGPSGSGKSTLMHCLAGLDTVSAGQVWLGDTEITGLRERELTRLRRDRIGFMFQSFNLIPTLTAAENITLPMDIAGRRPDPRWLDQVIDRLGLRDRLSHRPAQLSGGQQQRVACARALASRPELIFADEPTGNLDSRAGLEVLGFLRGAVDDLGQTVVMVTHDPGAAAHSDLVLFLADGRIVDEMERPTANAVLERMRLFTGGHPQTPGPDTVRDRLDDVGDGTARED from the coding sequence TTGTCCACACCTGCTGCGCGGCACGCGCCGGACGGCGCCGTCGCGGCCCGCGCCCGCGGGCTGACGAAGGCGTACGGCTCCGGCGAGACGGCCGTCATGGCCCTGGACTCGGTGGACGTGGACATCGCGCGCGGCCGTTTCACCGCCGTGATGGGGCCCTCGGGGTCCGGGAAGTCCACGCTGATGCACTGTCTGGCGGGGCTCGACACGGTGTCGGCCGGCCAGGTGTGGCTGGGCGACACGGAGATCACGGGGCTGAGGGAACGGGAGCTGACCCGGCTCAGGCGCGACCGGATCGGGTTCATGTTCCAGTCGTTCAACCTGATTCCGACGCTGACGGCCGCCGAGAACATCACGCTGCCGATGGACATCGCGGGCCGCAGGCCCGACCCGCGGTGGCTGGACCAGGTGATCGACCGGCTCGGCCTGCGCGACCGCCTCTCGCACCGGCCCGCCCAGCTCTCCGGCGGCCAGCAGCAGCGGGTGGCGTGCGCGCGGGCGCTGGCCTCGCGGCCCGAGCTGATCTTCGCCGACGAGCCGACCGGGAACCTCGACTCGCGCGCGGGTCTGGAGGTGCTGGGCTTTCTGCGCGGCGCGGTGGACGATCTCGGGCAGACGGTCGTCATGGTCACCCACGACCCGGGCGCCGCCGCCCATTCCGACCTGGTGCTCTTCCTGGCCGACGGGCGGATCGTGGACGAGATGGAACGGCCGACGGCGAACGCCGTACTGGAACGCATGCGCCTCTTCACCGGGGGACACCCGCAGACCCCCGGCCCCGACACCGTCCGGGACCGGCTCGACGACGTCGGCGACGGCACCGCCCGAGAGGACTGA
- a CDS encoding toxin-antitoxin system HicB family antitoxin, protein MAKTQLNVRVDEGTARAARERALARGISVNRYIEELVRRDTGEAGRTFVEAAADFMKQYESVFAEEFADTRGTGTGDGR, encoded by the coding sequence ATGGCGAAGACCCAGCTGAACGTGCGCGTGGACGAGGGCACCGCCCGCGCGGCCCGCGAACGCGCCCTGGCCCGCGGCATCAGCGTCAACCGGTACATCGAAGAGCTGGTCAGACGGGACACCGGGGAGGCCGGCCGCACGTTCGTCGAGGCCGCCGCCGACTTCATGAAGCAGTACGAGTCCGTGTTCGCCGAGGAGTTCGCCGACACCCGCGGTACCGGTACCGGGGACGGCCGCTGA
- a CDS encoding fic family toxin-antitoxin system, toxin component: MNELSIDLPWLLMLAEQKTPGDPQVTDWGALVAAVARHRAEIFGVPVYDTPHARAAALLQLLIHLPALERSNALFASAVAYAYLVASGEKVATSPEQVRDLARLVKDGAAGVDDIARELRRWSL, translated from the coding sequence TTGAACGAGCTCAGCATCGACCTCCCCTGGCTCCTCATGCTCGCCGAGCAGAAGACCCCCGGGGACCCGCAGGTCACCGACTGGGGCGCACTCGTCGCCGCCGTCGCCCGGCACCGCGCCGAGATATTCGGCGTGCCCGTCTACGACACCCCGCACGCCCGCGCCGCCGCGCTGCTCCAACTGCTGATCCACCTGCCGGCGCTGGAGCGCTCCAACGCGCTGTTCGCCTCCGCGGTCGCCTACGCCTACCTGGTCGCCAGCGGCGAGAAGGTGGCCACCAGCCCCGAGCAGGTGCGCGACCTCGCCCGCCTGGTGAAGGACGGCGCGGCCGGCGTGGACGACATCGCGCGCGAGCTGCGGCGCTGGAGCCTGTGA
- a CDS encoding class I SAM-dependent methyltransferase, which yields MRLLSGSAKVAPSPVHHPLFARCYARISVRAETRMGMAGVRERLLAGLSGRVIEIGAGNGLNFAHYPDAVAEVVAIEPEPRLRKLALESALRTEVPVDVVPGAAEALPVKSEAFDAAVLSLVLCSVRDVTRALAEVRRVLRPGGQVRFFEHGQGGGTAMRLAQRTLDRTLWPVLAGGCHLSRRPVAALREAGFTLGPQRQVMMPEQGPALPSSHCVLGVAWRPDEPDAR from the coding sequence ATGCGGCTGCTGTCCGGTTCCGCCAAGGTGGCTCCGAGCCCCGTCCACCACCCGCTGTTCGCCCGCTGCTACGCCCGGATCAGTGTGCGCGCCGAGACCCGGATGGGCATGGCCGGCGTGCGGGAGCGGCTGCTCGCCGGGCTGTCCGGGCGGGTGATCGAGATCGGCGCCGGCAACGGGCTGAACTTCGCCCACTATCCGGACGCGGTCGCCGAGGTCGTGGCGATCGAACCGGAGCCGCGCCTCAGGAAGTTGGCGCTGGAGTCGGCGCTGCGCACCGAGGTCCCGGTCGACGTGGTGCCGGGCGCGGCGGAGGCGCTGCCGGTCAAGAGCGAGGCCTTCGACGCGGCCGTGCTGTCCCTGGTGCTGTGCAGCGTACGGGACGTGACCCGGGCGCTGGCCGAGGTGCGGCGCGTGCTCAGACCCGGCGGTCAGGTGCGGTTCTTCGAGCACGGGCAGGGCGGCGGGACGGCGATGCGGCTGGCCCAGCGCACGCTGGACCGGACGCTGTGGCCCGTGCTGGCGGGCGGCTGCCATCTGTCCCGGCGTCCGGTGGCCGCCTTGCGCGAGGCCGGGTTCACGCTCGGGCCCCAGCGGCAGGTGATGATGCCGGAGCAGGGTCCGGCGCTGCCGTCCTCGCACTGCGTGCTCGGCGTCGCGTGGCGCCCGGACGAGCCGGACGCCCGCTGA
- the bioD gene encoding dethiobiotin synthase, which translates to MPVLVITGTGTEVGKTVTTAAVAAAALAAGRSVAVLKAAQTGVRPDERGDADEVARLAGPVTAGELARYPEPLAPGTAARRAGMAPVHPREVADRAAKLAAEHDLVLVEGAGGLLVRFDAAGGTLADVAGLLGAPVLVVAQAGLGTLNTTELTARELRRRGLEPAGVVIGSWPDSPDLAMRCNVTDLPEVAAAPLLGAIPAGAGALPPADFRRAAPTWLAPRLDGTWDAEAFRDRMAP; encoded by the coding sequence ATGCCGGTACTGGTGATCACGGGGACGGGCACGGAGGTCGGCAAGACCGTCACGACGGCCGCCGTCGCCGCCGCCGCGCTCGCGGCCGGGCGTTCGGTGGCCGTGCTGAAGGCCGCGCAGACGGGCGTGCGGCCGGACGAGCGCGGGGACGCCGACGAGGTCGCGCGGCTCGCGGGACCGGTCACGGCCGGTGAACTGGCGCGCTACCCGGAGCCGTTGGCGCCGGGTACGGCGGCGCGGCGGGCCGGGATGGCGCCCGTGCACCCGCGCGAGGTGGCCGACCGGGCCGCCAAGCTGGCCGCCGAGCACGATCTGGTGCTGGTGGAGGGCGCGGGCGGGCTGCTGGTCCGCTTCGACGCGGCGGGCGGCACCCTGGCCGACGTGGCCGGGCTGCTCGGCGCACCGGTCCTGGTGGTGGCCCAGGCCGGTCTGGGCACGCTCAACACCACCGAGCTGACCGCCCGCGAACTGCGGCGACGGGGCCTGGAGCCGGCGGGCGTGGTCATCGGCAGCTGGCCCGACTCCCCCGACCTCGCCATGCGCTGCAACGTGACGGACCTGCCGGAGGTCGCCGCGGCTCCCCTGCTCGGCGCGATCCCCGCCGGGGCGGGCGCGCTGCCGCCGGCCGACTTCCGCCGGGCGGCGCCGACGTGGCTGGCGCCCCGGCTGGACGGAACCTGGGACGCGGAGGCGTTCCGGGACCGGATGGCGCCGTAG
- a CDS encoding adenosylmethionine--8-amino-7-oxononanoate transaminase, with translation MPDRSGPSRLSLPDLLELDRRHVWHPYGPMPGRAEPLVVESASGVRLRLADGSGDLVDGMSSWWSAIHGYNHPVLNEAARDQLGRMSHVMFGGLTHEPAVRLAKHLVDMSPEGLEHVFLADSGSVSVEVAVKMCLQYWRSLGRPGKQRLLTWRGGYHGDTWNPMSVCDPEGGMHALWSGVLPRQIFADAPPAAYEESYAERLRELIARHADEVAAVIVEPVVQGAGGMRFHSPAYLRVLREACDAHDVLLVFDEIATGFGRTGALFAAEHAGVSPDVMCVGKALTGGYLTLAATLCTARVAEGISRGEVPVLAHGPTFMGNPLAAAVACASVELLLVQDWRAEVKRIEAGLAEGLAPARELPGVRDVRVLGAIGVVQLDHEVDMAAATAAAVREGVWLRPFRDLVYTMPPYITSDEDVARIARAVCAAAREG, from the coding sequence ATGCCTGACCGGTCCGGCCCGTCCCGCCTGAGCCTGCCCGACCTGCTGGAGCTGGACCGGCGGCACGTGTGGCACCCGTACGGCCCGATGCCGGGGCGTGCCGAACCGCTCGTCGTGGAGTCGGCGAGCGGGGTCCGGCTGCGGCTCGCCGACGGCTCCGGCGACCTGGTGGACGGCATGTCGTCGTGGTGGTCGGCGATCCACGGCTACAACCACCCGGTCCTCAACGAGGCGGCGCGCGACCAGCTCGGGCGGATGAGCCACGTGATGTTCGGCGGACTCACGCACGAGCCCGCCGTCCGCCTCGCGAAGCACCTTGTCGACATGTCGCCTGAAGGGCTGGAGCACGTCTTCCTGGCCGACTCCGGTTCGGTGTCGGTCGAGGTCGCGGTGAAGATGTGCCTGCAGTACTGGCGCTCGCTCGGCCGGCCCGGCAAGCAGCGGCTGCTGACCTGGCGGGGCGGCTACCACGGCGACACCTGGAACCCGATGTCCGTGTGCGACCCCGAGGGCGGGATGCACGCGCTGTGGTCGGGGGTGCTGCCGCGCCAGATCTTCGCCGACGCGCCGCCGGCCGCGTACGAGGAGTCGTACGCGGAGCGGCTGCGCGAGCTGATCGCCCGCCACGCGGACGAGGTCGCCGCGGTGATCGTGGAGCCGGTCGTGCAGGGCGCGGGCGGCATGCGCTTCCACTCCCCCGCGTACCTGAGGGTGCTGCGCGAGGCGTGCGACGCGCACGACGTGCTGCTGGTGTTCGACGAGATCGCCACCGGGTTCGGCCGCACCGGCGCGCTGTTCGCGGCGGAGCACGCGGGCGTCAGCCCGGATGTGATGTGCGTGGGCAAGGCGCTGACCGGCGGCTATCTGACGCTGGCCGCCACGCTGTGCACCGCGCGGGTCGCCGAAGGCATCTCGCGGGGCGAGGTGCCGGTGCTCGCGCACGGCCCGACGTTCATGGGCAACCCGCTCGCGGCGGCCGTGGCCTGCGCCTCCGTGGAACTGCTGCTGGTCCAGGACTGGCGGGCCGAGGTCAAGCGGATCGAGGCGGGCCTCGCGGAGGGCCTGGCGCCGGCCCGGGAGCTGCCCGGCGTACGGGACGTCCGCGTCCTCGGCGCGATCGGCGTGGTCCAGCTCGACCACGAGGTGGACATGGCGGCGGCCACCGCGGCGGCCGTGCGGGAGGGCGTGTGGCTGCGCCCCTTCCGCGACCTGGTCTACACGATGCCGCCGTACATCACGTCCGACGAGGACGTGGCGAGGATCGCGCGCGCGGTGTGCGCCGCGGCGCGGGAGGGATGA
- the bioB gene encoding biotin synthase BioB: MDLLNTLVDKGLRRELPTREEALAVLATSDDDLLDVVAAAGKVRRHWFGRRVKLNYLVNLKSGLCPEDCSYCSQRLGSKADILKYTWLKPDEASRAAAAGLAGGAKRVCLVASGRGPTDRDVDRVSETIRTIKEQNEHVEVCACLGLLSDGQAERLREAGADAYNHNLNTSESTYGDITTTHTYADRVDTVNKAHAAGLSACSGLIAGMGESDEDLVDVVFSLRELDPDSVPVNFLIPFEGTPLAKEWNLTPQRCLRILAMVRFVCPDVEVRIAGGREVHLRTMQPLALHLANSIFLGDYLTSEGQAGKADLEMIADAGFEVEGAGEVTLPEHRVGAAAGHGSACGSHEGCGSHEGCGAHEGADACGSAGVCGTAAVPAAQEPRTDLVAVRRRGAGTDLAPNA; the protein is encoded by the coding sequence ATGGACCTGCTGAACACGCTGGTGGACAAGGGGCTTCGGCGCGAGCTGCCGACCCGCGAGGAAGCGCTCGCCGTTCTGGCGACCTCCGACGACGACCTGCTCGATGTGGTGGCCGCGGCCGGCAAGGTGCGCCGCCACTGGTTCGGGCGCCGGGTGAAACTCAACTATCTGGTGAACCTCAAGTCGGGCCTGTGCCCTGAGGACTGCTCCTACTGTTCCCAGCGGCTCGGCTCGAAGGCCGACATCCTGAAGTACACCTGGCTCAAGCCGGACGAGGCCTCCAGGGCGGCCGCCGCGGGGCTCGCGGGCGGCGCCAAGCGGGTCTGCCTGGTGGCGAGCGGGCGCGGCCCGACCGACCGGGACGTGGACCGGGTCTCGGAGACCATCCGGACCATCAAGGAGCAGAACGAGCACGTCGAGGTGTGCGCCTGCCTCGGCCTGCTCTCCGACGGCCAGGCCGAGCGGCTGCGCGAGGCGGGCGCGGACGCCTACAACCACAACCTCAACACCTCGGAGTCCACGTACGGGGACATCACCACCACCCACACCTACGCCGACCGGGTGGACACGGTGAACAAGGCCCACGCGGCCGGGCTGTCCGCCTGCTCCGGTCTGATCGCGGGCATGGGCGAGAGCGACGAGGACCTGGTCGACGTGGTCTTCAGCCTGCGTGAACTCGACCCGGACTCGGTGCCGGTGAACTTCCTCATCCCGTTCGAGGGCACCCCGCTGGCCAAGGAGTGGAACCTCACCCCGCAGCGCTGCCTGCGGATCCTCGCGATGGTCCGGTTCGTCTGCCCGGACGTGGAGGTCCGGATCGCGGGCGGCCGCGAGGTGCATCTGCGTACCATGCAGCCCCTCGCGCTGCACCTGGCCAACTCCATCTTCCTCGGCGACTACCTGACCAGCGAGGGCCAGGCGGGCAAGGCCGACCTGGAGATGATCGCGGACGCCGGCTTCGAGGTGGAGGGCGCCGGCGAGGTCACGCTGCCCGAGCACCGGGTCGGGGCGGCGGCCGGCCACGGCTCGGCCTGCGGCTCGCACGAGGGATGCGGTTCGCACGAGGGATGCGGCGCGCACGAGGGCGCGGACGCCTGCGGTTCGGCGGGCGTGTGCGGTACGGCGGCCGTGCCGGCCGCGCAGGAGCCGCGCACCGACCTCGTGGCCGTCCGCCGCCGGGGCGCCGGAACGGACCTCGCGCCCAATGCCTGA
- a CDS encoding 8-amino-7-oxononanoate synthase, with amino-acid sequence MAFGWIDEQAEARRRAGLVRTLRPRAADSPLLDLASNDYLGLTHHPEVAEGAARAARTWGGGSTGSRLVTGTTELHTELERELAAFCGFEAALVFSSGYAANLAAVTALGPHGSLIVSDAGNHASLIDGCRLARGERQVVGHADPEAVRKALGTHQGPAIVVSDTVFSVDGDRAPLAELAAACREHGAGLVVDDAHGLGVLGDGGRGAPYAAGLAGAADVVATATLSKSLGSQGGAVLGPRRVIDHLVNAARTFIFDTGLAPAAAGAALAALRLLVREPERAARAREVAAELHARLTAAGLEAVRPDAAVVSVRAPSPEEAVRWAADCRTAGLAVGCFRPPSVPDGVSRLRLTARADLSGAEIERAVRVIVETRP; translated from the coding sequence ATGGCGTTCGGCTGGATCGACGAGCAGGCCGAGGCGCGCCGCCGCGCCGGACTCGTACGGACCCTGCGCCCGCGCGCCGCCGACTCGCCGCTGCTGGACCTGGCGAGCAACGACTACCTGGGCCTCACGCACCACCCCGAGGTCGCCGAGGGGGCCGCCCGGGCCGCCCGGACCTGGGGCGGCGGCTCGACCGGCTCCCGGCTGGTCACCGGCACCACCGAGCTGCACACCGAGCTGGAGCGCGAACTGGCCGCCTTCTGCGGCTTCGAGGCGGCGCTGGTCTTCTCCTCCGGTTACGCCGCCAACCTGGCCGCGGTCACCGCGCTCGGCCCGCACGGCTCGCTCATCGTCTCCGACGCCGGCAACCACGCCTCCCTCATCGACGGCTGCCGGCTGGCGCGCGGCGAGCGGCAGGTCGTCGGGCACGCCGACCCGGAGGCGGTGCGCAAGGCGCTGGGCACCCACCAGGGGCCGGCGATCGTCGTCTCGGACACCGTGTTCTCGGTCGACGGGGACAGGGCGCCGCTGGCCGAGCTGGCCGCGGCGTGCCGGGAGCACGGCGCGGGGCTCGTCGTGGACGACGCGCACGGGCTCGGGGTGCTGGGCGACGGCGGCCGGGGCGCGCCGTACGCGGCCGGGCTGGCCGGCGCCGCGGACGTGGTGGCCACGGCCACCCTGTCCAAGTCGCTGGGCAGCCAGGGCGGGGCGGTGCTCGGACCGCGGCGGGTGATCGACCACCTGGTCAACGCCGCCCGGACGTTCATCTTCGACACGGGGCTGGCGCCGGCGGCGGCCGGGGCCGCGCTCGCGGCGCTGCGGCTGCTCGTCCGTGAACCGGAACGCGCCGCGCGCGCCCGGGAGGTGGCCGCGGAACTGCACGCACGGCTGACCGCCGCGGGTCTGGAGGCGGTGCGTCCGGACGCCGCGGTGGTCTCCGTGCGGGCTCCGTCCCCGGAAGAGGCGGTGCGCTGGGCGGCCGACTGCCGTACCGCCGGGCTGGCCGTGGGCTGCTTCCGTCCTCCTTCCGTGCCCGACGGCGTCTCACGGCTGCGGCTGACCGCCCGCGCGGACCTGTCCGGGGCCGAGATCGAACGCGCTGTACGTGTGATCGTCGAAACGCGACCATGA